In one Cottoperca gobio chromosome 12, fCotGob3.1, whole genome shotgun sequence genomic region, the following are encoded:
- the ash2l gene encoding set1/Ash2 histone methyltransferase complex subunit ASH2 isoform X2 — protein sequence MASEGEAGTAATTEPETGDGDAAFGELPTSMDTESSNGKEGMETAGEGSEAADALTGSGDEESGRQLGEVELQCALCMKWFTADTFAIDTATCLPFMTNYVFHCNVCHHSGNTYFLRKQANLKEMCLTALANLTWRSRTHDEHPKTMFSKDKDIIPFIDKYWECMTTRQRPGKLTWPNNIVKTMSKERDVFLVKEHPDPGSKDPEEEYPKFGLLDQDLGNIGPSYDSQKQTSAAPTAAGLNGALAPGPGKGRGAKRKQQQQQEGAAAGAAKRTRSDPLFSAQRLPPHGYPLEHPFNKDGYRYILAEPDPHAPDPEKLELDCWAGKPIPGDLYRACLYERVLLALHDRAPQLKISDDRLTVTGEKGYSMVRASHGIRKGSWYFEVTVEEMPSETAARLGWSQPLGNLQAPLGYDKFSYSWRSKKGTKFHQSIGKHYSSGYGQGDTLGFFIELPDATETAKALPDTYKDKALIKFKSYLYFEEKDYVDKAEKSLKSMSPSKMIFFKNGVSQGVAFENLFEGMYFPAISLYKSCTVSVNFGPHFKHPPKDLKYQPMSDMGWGAVIEHTLADMLYHVETDVDGRRSPPWEG from the exons ATGGCGTCTGAAGGAGAGGCGGGCACAGCTGCTACAACCGAACCGGAGACCGGAGACGG GGATGCTGCATTTGGGGAACTACCCACCAGCATGGATACTGAATCATCAAATGGCAAAGAGGGAATG GAAACGGCTGGTGAAGGCTCTGAGGCTGCTGATGCTCTGACTGGATCCGGAGATGAGGAGAGTGGGAGGCAGCTGGGAGAGGTGGAGCTGCAGTGTGCCTTGTGTATGAAGTGGTTCACTGCAGACACGTTTGCCATCGACACCGC GACCTGTCTTCCCTTCATGACTAATTATGTGTTTCACTGCAACGTGTGCCATCACAGCGGCAACACATACTTCCTCAGGAAACAAGCTA ACCTGAAGGAGATGTGTCTCACAGCGCTGGCAAACCTGACATGGCGGTCCAGAACACATGACGAGCACCCAAAGACGATGTTCTCCAAAGACAAG GATATCATCCCCTTCATTGACAAGTACTGGGAGTGCATGACGACTCGTCAGAGACCTGGGAAGCTCACCTGGCCCAACAACATCGTGAAGACGATG AGTAAAGAGCGAGATGTGTTCCTGGTGAAGGAGCACCCGGACCCCGGCAGTAAAGACCCGGAGGAGGAGTACCCCAAGTTTGGGCTGTTGGACCAG GACCTGGGAAACATCGGACCCTCGTATGACTCGCAGAAACAGACGTCTGCTGCTCCCACTGCTGCTGGGCTCAATG GTGCTTTGGCTCCCGGCCCCGGAAAAGGTAGAGGAGCCAAACgtaaacaacagcagcaacaggaggGTGCTGCTGCGGGGGCGGCGAAGAGAACCCGAAg CGACCCCCTGTTCTCGGCGCAGCGCCTGCCTCCCCACGGTTACCCACTGGAGCATCCCTTTAACAAAGACGGGTACCGTTACATCCTGGCAGAGCCGGATCCTCACGCTCCAGACCCGGAGAAGCTGGAACTGGACTGCTGGGCCGGCAAACCCATCCCCGGTGATCTGTACCGGGCCTGTCTGTACGAAAGGGTGCTGCTGGCCTTACATGACAGAG CGCCTCAGCTGAAGATCTCTGACGACCGGCTGACGGTGACCGGGGAGAAGGGCTACTCCATGGTGCGAGCCTCCCACGGGATCCGGAAAGGCTCCTGGTACTTTGAGGTCACCGTTGAGGAAATGCCTTCGGAGACGGCAGCCAGGCTCGGCTGGTCTCAACCGCTCG GCAACCTGCAGGCGCCGCTGGGCTACGACAAGTTCAGCTACTCGTGGCGCAGCAAGAAGGGCACAAAGTTTCACCAGTCGATCGGGAAGCATTACTCGTCGGGCTACGGTCAGGGAGACACGTTGGGCTTCTTCATCGAGCTACCCGACGCCACAGAGACGGCCAAGGCTCTGCCGGACACGTACAAGGACAAG GCGCTAATTAAGTTCAAGAGCTACTTGTACTTTGAGGAAAAGGATTATGTagacaaagcagagaaaagTCTGAAGTCGATGAGCCCCAGCAAG ATGATATTCTTTAAGAACGGAGTGAGTCAAGGTGTCGCATTTGAGAACCTGTTTGAAGGCATGTACTTCCCCGCCATCTCACTCTACAAGAGCTGCACG GTGTCGGTGAACTTTGGTCCACATTTCAAACACCCTCCGAAGGACCTGAAGTACCAGCCG
- the ash2l gene encoding set1/Ash2 histone methyltransferase complex subunit ASH2 isoform X1, with amino-acid sequence MASEGEAGTAATTEPETGDGDAAFGELPTSMDTESSNGKEGMETAGEGSEAADALTGSGDEESGRQLGEVELQCALCMKWFTADTFAIDTATCLPFMTNYVFHCNVCHHSGNTYFLRKQANLKEMCLTALANLTWRSRTHDEHPKTMFSKDKDIIPFIDKYWECMTTRQRPGKLTWPNNIVKTMSKERDVFLVKEHPDPGSKDPEEEYPKFGLLDQDLGNIGPSYDSQKQTSAAPTAAGLNGGSSFSGALAPGPGKGRGAKRKQQQQQEGAAAGAAKRTRSDPLFSAQRLPPHGYPLEHPFNKDGYRYILAEPDPHAPDPEKLELDCWAGKPIPGDLYRACLYERVLLALHDRAPQLKISDDRLTVTGEKGYSMVRASHGIRKGSWYFEVTVEEMPSETAARLGWSQPLGNLQAPLGYDKFSYSWRSKKGTKFHQSIGKHYSSGYGQGDTLGFFIELPDATETAKALPDTYKDKALIKFKSYLYFEEKDYVDKAEKSLKSMSPSKMIFFKNGVSQGVAFENLFEGMYFPAISLYKSCTVSVNFGPHFKHPPKDLKYQPMSDMGWGAVIEHTLADMLYHVETDVDGRRSPPWEG; translated from the exons ATGGCGTCTGAAGGAGAGGCGGGCACAGCTGCTACAACCGAACCGGAGACCGGAGACGG GGATGCTGCATTTGGGGAACTACCCACCAGCATGGATACTGAATCATCAAATGGCAAAGAGGGAATG GAAACGGCTGGTGAAGGCTCTGAGGCTGCTGATGCTCTGACTGGATCCGGAGATGAGGAGAGTGGGAGGCAGCTGGGAGAGGTGGAGCTGCAGTGTGCCTTGTGTATGAAGTGGTTCACTGCAGACACGTTTGCCATCGACACCGC GACCTGTCTTCCCTTCATGACTAATTATGTGTTTCACTGCAACGTGTGCCATCACAGCGGCAACACATACTTCCTCAGGAAACAAGCTA ACCTGAAGGAGATGTGTCTCACAGCGCTGGCAAACCTGACATGGCGGTCCAGAACACATGACGAGCACCCAAAGACGATGTTCTCCAAAGACAAG GATATCATCCCCTTCATTGACAAGTACTGGGAGTGCATGACGACTCGTCAGAGACCTGGGAAGCTCACCTGGCCCAACAACATCGTGAAGACGATG AGTAAAGAGCGAGATGTGTTCCTGGTGAAGGAGCACCCGGACCCCGGCAGTAAAGACCCGGAGGAGGAGTACCCCAAGTTTGGGCTGTTGGACCAG GACCTGGGAAACATCGGACCCTCGTATGACTCGCAGAAACAGACGTCTGCTGCTCCCACTGCTGCTGGGCTCAATG GTGGATCTTCTTTCTCAG GTGCTTTGGCTCCCGGCCCCGGAAAAGGTAGAGGAGCCAAACgtaaacaacagcagcaacaggaggGTGCTGCTGCGGGGGCGGCGAAGAGAACCCGAAg CGACCCCCTGTTCTCGGCGCAGCGCCTGCCTCCCCACGGTTACCCACTGGAGCATCCCTTTAACAAAGACGGGTACCGTTACATCCTGGCAGAGCCGGATCCTCACGCTCCAGACCCGGAGAAGCTGGAACTGGACTGCTGGGCCGGCAAACCCATCCCCGGTGATCTGTACCGGGCCTGTCTGTACGAAAGGGTGCTGCTGGCCTTACATGACAGAG CGCCTCAGCTGAAGATCTCTGACGACCGGCTGACGGTGACCGGGGAGAAGGGCTACTCCATGGTGCGAGCCTCCCACGGGATCCGGAAAGGCTCCTGGTACTTTGAGGTCACCGTTGAGGAAATGCCTTCGGAGACGGCAGCCAGGCTCGGCTGGTCTCAACCGCTCG GCAACCTGCAGGCGCCGCTGGGCTACGACAAGTTCAGCTACTCGTGGCGCAGCAAGAAGGGCACAAAGTTTCACCAGTCGATCGGGAAGCATTACTCGTCGGGCTACGGTCAGGGAGACACGTTGGGCTTCTTCATCGAGCTACCCGACGCCACAGAGACGGCCAAGGCTCTGCCGGACACGTACAAGGACAAG GCGCTAATTAAGTTCAAGAGCTACTTGTACTTTGAGGAAAAGGATTATGTagacaaagcagagaaaagTCTGAAGTCGATGAGCCCCAGCAAG ATGATATTCTTTAAGAACGGAGTGAGTCAAGGTGTCGCATTTGAGAACCTGTTTGAAGGCATGTACTTCCCCGCCATCTCACTCTACAAGAGCTGCACG GTGTCGGTGAACTTTGGTCCACATTTCAAACACCCTCCGAAGGACCTGAAGTACCAGCCG
- the pnx gene encoding homeobox protein pnx produces MQSVAAKFPLIHRTPFSVEDILNPTKFTRRIICVEDATTTGASSLRDEPRERQHHPAGASCGPEEEAPCPGNLHRSKAKSRRIRTAFSFEQLQILEHSFQRCHYLSVLERHSIASALRLSETQVKIWFQNRRTKWKKERLHWKEAEEEHGSTSSFSSRPAVCSSLTYSPLYCQQREPLQLFAPLPLVPYHHYYT; encoded by the exons ATGCAGTCAGTTGCAGCCAAATTCCCGCTCATCCACAGGACACCCTTTTCTGTGGAGGACATTTTGAACCCCACAAAGTTTACAAGAAGAATCATCTGTGTGGAGGATGCAACGACAACAG gAGCTTCTTCTCTCAGAGATGAACCCAGAGAGCGGCAGCATCATCCGGCAGGTGCGAGCTGCGGCCCGGAGGAGGAGGCTCCGTGTCCGGGGAATCTTCATCGGTCGAAGGCTAAAAGCCGACGGATCCGCACCGCTTTCAGCTTTGAGCAGCTGCAGATCCTGGAGCACAGCTTCCAGAGGTGCCACTACCTGTCGGTGCTGGAGAGGCACAGCATCGCCTCGGCCCTGCGCCTCTCCGAGACTCAGGTCAAGATCTGGTTTCAGAATCGACGCACTAAGTGGAAGAAGGAGCGGCTGCACTGGAAGGAGGCCGAGGAGGAACACGGCTCCAcatcctccttctcctcacGTCCTGCCGTCTGCTCATCTCTGACCTACAGCCCGCTTTACTGCCAGCAGCGCGAGCCACTCCAGCTGTTTGCGCCTCTGCCGCTGGTGCCTTATCATCATTATTACACATGA